A stretch of the Parus major isolate Abel chromosome 15, Parus_major1.1, whole genome shotgun sequence genome encodes the following:
- the ANAPC7 gene encoding anaphase-promoting complex subunit 7: protein MSVVEHVREMAAAGLHSNVRLLSGLLLTMSGNNPELFSPSQKYQLLVYHADSLFHDKEYRNAVSKYTMALQQKKALSKTSKVRPSTGNAASTPQSQCLPSEIEVKYKMAECYTMLKQDKDAIAILDGIPSRQRTPKINMMLANLYKKAGQERSSVTSYKEVLRQCPLALDAILGLLSLSVKGAEVASMTINIIQSIPNLDWLSVWIKAYAFVHTGDNTRAINTICSLEKKSLLRDNVDLLGSLADLYFRAGDNKNSILKFEQAQMLDPYLIKGMDVYGYLLAREGRLEDVENLGCRLFNISDQHAEPWVVSGCHSFYSKRYSRALYLGAKAIQLNSNSVQALLLKGAALRNMGRVQEAIIHFREAIRLAPCRLDCYEGLIECYLASNSIREAMVMANNVYKTLGANAQTLTLLATVCLEDPVTQEKAKTLLDKALTQRPDYIKAVVKKAELLSREQKYEDGIALLRNALANQSDCVLHRILGDFLVAVNEYQEAMDQYSIALSLDPNDQKSLEGLQKMEKEESPTDATQEEDVDDMEGSGEEGDLEGSDSEAAQWADQEQWFGMQ, encoded by the exons ATGAGTGTGGTGGAGCACGTGCGGGAGATGGCGGCCGCCGGGCTGCACTCGAACGTGCGGCTGCTCAGCGGGCTGCTCCTCACCATGAGCGGCAACAACCC GGAACTGTTCTCTCCTTCTCAGAAATACCAGCTCCTTGTCTATCATGCAGACTCCCTCTTCCATGACAAGGAATACAGGAATGCTGTCAGCAAGTACACCATGGccttacagcagaaaaaagcctTAAGTAAAACCTCCAAAGTCAGACCTTCTACTGGGAATGCTGCATCAACACCCCAAAGCCAG tgtttACCATCAGAAATTGAGGTGAAATACAAAATGGCAGAATGTTACACAATGCTGAAGCAAGATAAAGATGCCATTGCTATTCTTGATGGGATTCCTTCCAGGCAGAGAACTCCAAAG ATCAATATGATGCTGGCAAATCTCTACAAGAAAGCAGGTCAGGAGCGCTCCTCGGTGACGAGCTACAAAGAGGTGCTGAGGCAGTGCCCCTTGGCCCTGGATGCCATCCTAG GTTTGCTCTCGCTGTCAGTGAAGGGAGCAGAAGTGGCCTCCATGACCATCAACATAATCCAGAGCATTCCCAACTTGGATTGGCTCTCTGTGTGGATCAAGGCATACGCCTTTGTGCATACTGGAGACAACACCAGAGCAATAAACACCATTTG cTCTTTAGAGAAGAAGTCATTGCTAAGGGATAATGTGGACTTGCTGGGGAGCTTAGCAGATCTTTACTTCAGAGCTGGAGATAATAAAAACTCTATCCTAAAATTTGAACAAGCACAAATGCTGGATCCTTACCTAATAAAAG GAATGGATGTTTATGGTTATTTATTGGCACGCGAGGGTCGGCTGGAGGATGTGGAGAACTTGGGCTGCCGGCTCTTCAATATTTCTGACCAGCATGCAGAGCCCTGGGTGGTATCTGG GTGTCACAGTTTCTACAGCAAACGATACTCCCGTGCCTTATACTTGGGAGCCAAAGCAATCCAGCTGAACAGCAACAGCGTCCAAGCCCTGCTGCTGAAGGGAGCTGCTCTGCGCAACATGGGCCGGGTGCAGGAGGCCATCATCCACTTCCGCGAGGCCATCCGCCTCGCGCCCTGCCGCCTCGACTGCTACGAGG GTCTCATCGAGTGTTACCTGGCATCCAACAGCATCCGTGAAGCCATGGTGATGGCAAACAACGTCTACAAAACCCTGGGGGCAAACGCCCAgaccctcaccctgctggccacagtCTGCCTGGAGGACCCAGTCActcaggaaaaagcaaaaacattgCTGGATAAAGCTCTCACACAAAGACCTGACTACATTAAAGCTGTGGTAAAGAAAGCAGAACTCCTCA GTAGAGAGCAGAAGTATGAAGATGGGATTGCCCTGCTGAGGAATGCCCTGGCCAACCAGAGTGACTGTGTGCTGCACCGCATCCTGGGGGACTTCCTGGTGGCTGTCAATGAGTACCAGGAAGCCATGGACCAGTACAGCATAGCCCTGAG tTTGGATCCAAACGACCAGAAGTCACTGGAGGGAttgcagaaaatggaaaaagaggaaagtcCAACAGATGCCACTCAGGAAGAAGATGTGGATGACATGGAGGGAAGTGGAGAAGAGGGGGACTTGGAAGGCAGTGACAGTGAAGCAGCTCAGTGGGCAGATCAAGAACAGTGGTTTGGGATGCAGTAA